One part of the Rutidosis leptorrhynchoides isolate AG116_Rl617_1_P2 chromosome 1, CSIRO_AGI_Rlap_v1, whole genome shotgun sequence genome encodes these proteins:
- the LOC139854111 gene encoding putative F-box protein At5g55150 produces the protein MDSSESVSAAIRSPNPNGVPSRFPCLLLADKKEEHVRKKYFPNKKNIRKLVNQLSSLIRAQVKEDDVRELFCLSSKIIRKLRLPEASGKLCMSSGGWILTVGDDFVTKLIHPFTRQIINLPIIYTFPEFGSTSKWYIGFRKFVLVESLSLAVVLWGCSRKLGFCRYEEDEKWTAIVDGQAHEGMFLDITYHKGRIYGFCWNHMIQACDVSKENPIIVTVATLLKDLYGEWHNGYFVHKWLGGAYIVGGWEDNELLVVIREGMYDTVEDELCDEIYNTTSFKVFKYDLDSEEWSEVKDLGTKALFVGYSQSFWMEEEESIIKGNCIYFTDDVFELYAGSIKGGGRDMGVYHMSSGTVEPHFEGESRSHLAPPIWLQPPV, from the coding sequence ATGGATTCGTCCGAGAGCGTTTCTGCTGCTATTCGGTCACCCAACCCCAATGGAGTTCCTTCACGTTTTCCGTGTCTATTGCTTGCCGACAAAAAAGAGGAACATGTTCGGAAAAAGTATTTCCCCAACAAGAAGAACATTCGAAAATTAGTGAACCAGTTGTCGTCTCTAATTCGTGCGCAGGTAAAAGAGGATGATGTTCGAGAGCTGTTTTGTCTCTCAAGCAAGATCATCCGTAAATTACGGCTACCTGAAGCAAGTGGTAAGTTATGTATGTCTTCGGGTGGGTGGATATTAACTGTCGGAGATGATTTTGTTACAAAACTCATACATCCTTTCACCCGTCAAATCATCAATCTTCCAATCATCTACACCTTTCCAGAATTTGGAAGCACTTCAAAGTGGTATATTGGTTTCAGGAAGTTCGTCCTTGTTGAATCATTATCGTTGGCGGTGGTGTTGTGGGGATGTTCGAGAAAACTAGGGTTCTGTCGGTATGAAGAAGATGAAAAGTGGACAGCTATCGTTGATGGTCAGGCACATGAAGGGATGTTTTTAGATATTACGTATCACAAGGGTCGTATTTATGGTTTTTGTTGGAACCACATGATCCAAGCTTGTGATGTTTCAAAAGAGAATCCAATAATCGTAACTGTTGCAACGCTGCTCAAAGATCTTTATGGGGAGTGGCATAACGGATATTTTGTGCATAAATGGCTAGGGGGAGCGTATATTGTGGGGGGATGGGAAGACAACGAGTTGTTGGTGGTTATCAGGGAAGGAATGTATGATACCGTCGAGGATGAGTTATGTGATGAAATTTACAATACGACCAGTTTTAAGGTTTTCAAGTATGATTTAGATAGTGAAGAATGGTCAGAAGTAAAGGATTTGGGTACGAAAGCTTTGTTTGTTGGATATAGTCAATCGTTTTGGATGGAGGAGGAAGAGTCGATAATAAAGGGGAATTGCATATATTTTACGGATGATGTTTTTGAGTTGTATGCTGGGAGCATAAAGGGTGGAGGGAGAGATATGGGGGTGTACCATATGTCTAGCGGAACTGTTGAACCTCACTTTGAGGGAGAGTCGCGTAGCCACTTAGCCCCACCGATCTGGCTTCAACCTCCCGTCTAA
- the LOC139886211 gene encoding diaminopimelate decarboxylase 1, chloroplastic-like, which translates to MAAAASSHLHLQSHSFSKTLINQSPITITTTPKTLISFKPNSRTTHSSIRAVISQTPLQTNQCNHCFTRKDDGFLYCEGLKVQEVMETVEKRPFYLYSKHQITRNVEAYKDALEGLNSIIGYAIKANNNYMILKHLRSLGCGAVLVSGNELRLALRAGFDPTRCIFNGNGKLLEDLVLAAQEGVFVNIDSEFDLDNIVSAARIAGKKVNVLLRINPDVDPQVHPYVATGNKNSKFGIRNEKLQWFLDAVKSYTDELKLVGAHCHLGSTITKVDIFRDAAAIMVKFIDEIRAQGFDINYLNIGGGLGIDYYHKGTVLPTPRDLIDTVRELVKSRNLNLIIEPGRSIIANTCCLVNRVTGVKTNGTKNFIVIDGSMAELIRPSLYDAYQHIELVSPPPPDSPVTTFDVVGPVCESADFLGKNRDLPAPARGSGLVVHDAGAYCMSMASTYNLKMRPPEYWVEENGSVAKIRHGETFEDHMRFFEGL; encoded by the exons ATGGCGGCTGCTGCTTCTTCCCATCTCCATCTTCAATCACACTCATTTTCCAAAACCCTAATTAATCAATCCCCAATCACAATCACAACcacacccaaaaccctaatttcattcaAACCCAATTCAAGAACCACTCATTCTTCCATCCGGGCAGTAATATCACAAACCCCATTACAAACCAACCAATGTAATCACTGTTTCACTAGAAAAGATGATGGCTTTCTGTACTGTGAAGGACTTAAAGTTCAAGAAGTAATGGAAACTGTTGAAAAAAGGCCATTTTATCTTTATAgtaaacaccaaataacaagaaATGTTGAGGCCTATAAGGATGCTTTAGAAGGATTGAATTCAATTATTGGGTATGCTATTAAAGCTAATAATAATTACATGATTTTAAAACATTTGAGGAGTTTAGGGTGTGGTGCTGTTTTGGTTAGTGGGAATGAACTTCGATTAGCACTTCGTGCTGGTTTTGATCCTACAAG GTGTATTTTTAATGGAAATGGGAAGCTTTTGGAGGATCTTGTTCTTGCTGCTCAAGAAGGTGTATTTGTTAACATAGACAGTGAATTTGATTTGGATAATATTGTATCAGCTGCAAGAATTGCTGGTAAGAAGGTTAATGTACTTCTTCGGATTAATCCAGACGTTGACCCTCAG GTACATCCTTACGTTGCAACGGGGAACAAGAACTCAAAATTTGGAATAAGAAATGAAAAATTGCAATGGTTTTTAGACGCGGTTAAGTCTTATACTGATGAACTTAAGCTGGTTGGGGCTCATTGCCATCTTGGTTCCACCATTACAAAG GTTGACATATTTAGAGATGCTGCGGCCATTATGGTAAAGTTTATTGATGAAATTCGTGCCCAAGGGTTTGATATTAATTATTTGAACATCGGAGGTGGTCTCGGGATTGATTATTATCACAAGGGTACTGTCCTTCCAACACCAAGAGATCTCATTGACACA GTCCGAGAGCTAGTCAAGTCTCGAAACCTTAATTTAATCATTGAACCTGGAAGGTCAATTATTGCAAATACATGCTGTTTGGTCAATCGTGTTACTGGTGTAAAAACGAATGGCACAAAAAATTTTATTGTCATTGATGGAAGCATGGCTGAACTTATTCGTCCTAGCCTATACGATGCTTATCAA CACATAGAACTGGTTTCTCCCCCACCACCCGATTCTCCAGTTACGACTTTTGATGTCGTGGGCCCTGTGTGCGAATCGGCCGATTTCTTGGGAAAGAATAGGGACCTTCCCGCTCCAGCCAGG GGTTCTGGGCTCGTAGTTCATGATGCAGGTGCCTACTGCATGAGCATGGCTTCAACTTACAACCTTAAGATGCGTCCACCTGAATATTGG GTTGAAGAGAATGGATCAGTAGCCAAAATCAGGCACGGGGAGACCTTCGAAGATCATATGAGATTTTTTGAAGGACTCTGA